In one window of Leifsonia sp. Root112D2 DNA:
- a CDS encoding metallophosphoesterase family protein — protein sequence MTGDTTPLNMAAKIGLIGDVHGDLGAILDAATFMAERGVNVLLALGDVGLLWPGENGQQRLTKLSKRLADRGQTFYWVEGNHDDHHRLNQFPIAADGLRHLSERIVHLPRGYRTTLASGKSLAALGGANSIDRFLRTSASWWAEESITDDDLNTLGDEHADILVGHDAPLDILSLDRSLAATDRFWSQEALDYARQGRRMFHRGFLQTNPMLYLGGHYHQPIDEVVGYITDTITFASRIVVMDMVQHPDSACAAILDTDTLALEFFTLRGQALPAGPAQVVELTEKMSGRWLIHTIGSHHILDLDRRTIERRPGPNSIATTSDEVHYLRSLNTCRIGERGRWTMKGDYLTDYYWHASSAIRHIEPLTDADTKAIEDAIRN from the coding sequence GTGACCGGCGACACCACACCCTTGAACATGGCCGCGAAGATCGGGCTTATCGGCGACGTCCATGGTGATCTCGGCGCGATCCTTGATGCCGCCACGTTCATGGCCGAGCGCGGCGTGAACGTTCTCCTCGCGCTCGGAGACGTGGGTTTGCTCTGGCCGGGCGAGAACGGACAACAAAGACTCACGAAATTGAGCAAACGACTGGCCGATCGCGGGCAAACCTTCTACTGGGTCGAGGGCAACCACGACGACCACCACCGTCTGAATCAGTTCCCGATCGCAGCCGACGGGCTGCGGCACCTGAGCGAGAGAATCGTGCATCTGCCTCGCGGATACCGCACAACGCTGGCCTCCGGTAAAAGCCTCGCCGCGCTCGGCGGGGCAAACTCGATCGACCGATTCCTGCGAACGAGCGCCTCGTGGTGGGCGGAGGAATCCATCACGGACGACGACCTCAACACCCTCGGTGACGAGCACGCCGACATCCTTGTCGGCCACGACGCCCCGCTAGATATCCTCAGCCTGGACCGGTCATTAGCGGCGACGGATCGGTTTTGGTCGCAGGAAGCGCTCGACTACGCCCGCCAAGGCAGGCGAATGTTTCACCGTGGCTTCCTGCAAACCAACCCGATGCTCTATCTTGGCGGTCACTACCACCAACCGATCGACGAGGTCGTCGGCTACATCACCGACACGATCACCTTCGCCTCCCGGATCGTTGTCATGGATATGGTCCAGCATCCGGATTCCGCGTGTGCCGCGATTCTGGACACGGACACGCTCGCCCTCGAATTCTTCACCCTCCGCGGACAAGCCCTGCCTGCCGGCCCCGCCCAGGTCGTCGAGCTGACCGAGAAGATGAGCGGCCGATGGCTGATCCACACCATCGGCAGCCACCACATCCTCGACCTCGACCGGAGAACAATCGAACGCCGCCCCGGCCCCAACTCGATAGCAACAACCAGCGACGAAGTGCACTATCTGCGCAGCCTGAACACGTGCCGGATCGGCGAACGAGGCAGATGGACCATGAAAGGCGACTACCTCACCGACTACTACTGGCACGCTTCCTCAGCCATCCGCCACATCGAACCCCTCACCGACGCCGACACGAAAGCCATCGAGGATGCCATCAGAAATTGA
- a CDS encoding zinc-dependent alcohol dehydrogenase family protein, with protein sequence MKALVYNGPGEKSWTDVPDPVILHPTDAIVRVDTTTICGTDLHILKGDVPAVQPGRILGHEGVGTVVEVGAGVGNLAVGDRVIISCIKSCGHCANCKSGLYSHCLGEEGASGIGWVFGHLIDGTQAEYVRVPYAENSLYALPPGVSDVQAVMLSDILPTGFEIGIRYGGVKPGDVVAVIGAGPVGLAAMVTAGLYGAAAVIAIDLDENRLAKAREFGATDVVLSSANDWREQVLLRTDGAGVDVAIEAVGVPETFGMAIDLVRPGGSVANVGVHGKPVDLHLEDLWIRNITISMGLVNTDTTPLLLKLVAQKKLLAEKFATHHFDFDHIMDAYDTFSHAAQTGALKVVIER encoded by the coding sequence ATGAAAGCCCTCGTCTACAACGGTCCTGGTGAGAAGTCATGGACGGATGTACCAGACCCGGTGATCCTTCATCCCACAGATGCCATTGTGCGGGTGGACACGACCACGATCTGCGGAACCGATCTACACATTCTGAAAGGTGATGTGCCGGCCGTTCAGCCGGGACGGATCCTGGGCCATGAAGGGGTCGGAACCGTTGTCGAGGTCGGCGCCGGGGTGGGAAACCTCGCGGTCGGCGACAGGGTGATCATCTCCTGCATCAAGTCGTGCGGACACTGCGCGAACTGTAAGTCGGGCCTGTACTCGCATTGCCTGGGCGAGGAGGGCGCCTCGGGAATCGGTTGGGTTTTCGGCCACCTCATCGACGGGACACAGGCGGAGTATGTTCGCGTGCCTTACGCCGAGAATTCGCTGTATGCGCTTCCGCCCGGGGTCAGCGACGTGCAGGCTGTGATGCTTTCCGACATCCTTCCGACCGGTTTCGAGATCGGGATTCGATATGGAGGGGTCAAGCCTGGAGATGTCGTCGCCGTCATTGGCGCCGGACCGGTCGGGTTGGCTGCAATGGTCACGGCAGGCCTCTATGGCGCTGCGGCAGTGATCGCGATCGATCTCGATGAAAACAGGCTCGCGAAGGCCAGGGAATTCGGTGCCACCGACGTCGTCCTCTCCAGCGCGAATGATTGGAGGGAGCAGGTTCTGCTACGGACGGATGGGGCCGGCGTTGACGTTGCCATCGAGGCCGTCGGCGTTCCAGAGACGTTTGGCATGGCCATCGATCTGGTTCGCCCGGGAGGTTCCGTGGCGAACGTCGGCGTGCACGGCAAGCCCGTCGACCTGCACCTCGAGGACCTGTGGATTCGCAACATCACCATCAGCATGGGGTTGGTCAACACCGACACGACACCCCTGCTCCTGAAGCTCGTGGCGCAGAAGAAGCTTCTGGCCGAGAAATTCGCGACCCATCACTTCGATTTCGATCACATCATGGATGCCTACGACACGTTCTCCCACGCCGCGCAGACGGGCGCCCTCAAAGTCGTTATCGAACGATGA
- a CDS encoding MBL fold metallo-hydrolase: protein MSGDQDALASAEHARLRFLGATSTVTGSRYLVESRGRRVLVDCGLFQGYKQLRERNRLAFPVAPASIDAVLLTHAHLDHSGYLPALVRDGFRGPIYSTAGTAELCTLLLPDSGYLLEEEASFATRRGSSRHDRPRPVYTAADAKRSLDAFRSLNFDEVTDLGGGIKATFVPAGHILGASQIRLTVGEARVHFTGDLGRADDPLMRAPRPLDDSDVLVTESTYGNRTHSTTDPEVELGDVIRRVAKRGGVVLIPAFAVGRSETVLLHLSRLRDRDEIPAIPVFLNSPMAVDASSIYHRYPDEHRLSRQEFERMYALPTMVRTVDESKLLNLRGGPMVIISASGMLTGGRILHHLLAYGSDARNAIVLTGYQAGGTRGAALLSGERRLRIYGQDVPIAAEIVAMGSLSAHADGDGLIEWMRPVSHPPAITYITHGEPEASDFLRARIKRELGWNARVPEQLESVDLATVTGDRDPSLEPRPGLGSEA from the coding sequence ATGAGCGGCGATCAGGACGCTCTGGCATCCGCGGAGCATGCGCGTCTGCGTTTCCTCGGCGCGACGTCGACGGTTACGGGGTCGAGATACCTTGTCGAGTCACGGGGCCGCCGAGTGCTGGTCGATTGCGGACTCTTCCAGGGGTACAAGCAACTCCGTGAACGGAATCGGCTGGCCTTCCCCGTCGCGCCGGCATCGATTGATGCTGTCCTGTTGACCCATGCGCACCTCGACCACAGCGGCTATCTGCCCGCTTTGGTGCGCGATGGTTTCCGTGGTCCCATCTATTCGACGGCAGGAACAGCAGAACTCTGCACGCTGCTTCTTCCCGATAGCGGCTACCTGCTCGAGGAAGAAGCGAGTTTCGCAACGCGCCGCGGCTCGTCACGCCACGACCGACCACGCCCGGTCTATACCGCGGCGGATGCGAAACGGTCACTCGACGCTTTCCGATCACTCAACTTCGATGAGGTCACTGACCTGGGCGGGGGGATCAAGGCAACCTTCGTTCCGGCCGGCCACATACTGGGGGCCTCCCAGATTCGGCTGACGGTCGGGGAGGCGAGGGTGCACTTCACCGGGGATCTTGGCCGCGCGGACGACCCACTCATGCGAGCTCCCCGCCCCTTGGACGACTCGGATGTGCTCGTCACCGAATCAACGTATGGAAACCGTACGCATTCGACGACAGATCCCGAGGTCGAACTCGGCGATGTAATCAGGCGAGTGGCCAAACGTGGCGGGGTTGTCCTGATTCCCGCGTTTGCTGTCGGCCGGTCGGAGACGGTACTCCTGCATCTCTCGAGGCTTCGTGACCGAGACGAGATTCCCGCCATTCCGGTCTTCCTCAACAGCCCGATGGCGGTGGACGCATCCAGCATCTATCACCGTTATCCCGATGAACATCGCCTCAGCCGGCAAGAATTCGAAAGGATGTATGCCCTTCCGACTATGGTTCGCACGGTCGACGAATCGAAGCTTTTGAATCTTCGAGGGGGACCGATGGTCATCATCTCGGCAAGCGGCATGCTCACCGGCGGACGTATCCTGCACCATCTCCTCGCGTATGGATCCGATGCAAGAAATGCTATTGTCCTGACCGGATACCAAGCAGGCGGAACTCGTGGAGCGGCTCTGCTGAGCGGCGAGAGACGACTTCGAATCTACGGTCAGGATGTGCCGATCGCCGCAGAAATCGTCGCGATGGGCAGTCTCTCCGCGCACGCGGATGGTGATGGGCTCATCGAATGGATGCGGCCGGTCTCCCATCCACCGGCCATTACATACATCACGCACGGAGAACCGGAAGCGTCCGACTTCCTCCGAGCGCGAATCAAGCGGGAACTCGGGTGGAACGCCCGGGTCCCCGAACAGCTGGAAAGTGTCGATCTCGCCACGGTGACTGGTGACCGTGATCCCTCGCTCGAACCGCGACCGGGTCTAGGCTCAGAGGCATGA